DNA from Thunnus thynnus chromosome 2, fThuThy2.1, whole genome shotgun sequence:
GCCAATGAAATAGCAGCTAATATCATGTGAATAAAGTCTCTGACCAGCATGTCGTATTCTAGCTGTATCACAGTCTCACAGtgtatgaaacaaactataaaacatGTAGAGTGACTATTCCATTAATAACGTGTCATGTTTTCCACTCAGGTCGAATCACCAAGGTTTTTATCTCCCATTTGCATGGAGATCACCTCTTTGGTCTGCCTGGTCTCCTCTGTACTGTGAGCCTTAACTCCAACCCCGACCCCCAGCAGAACCTGAACTGTGTGGACATCTATGGGCCCCGGGGCCTCAGGCACTTTCTCAGGGTGACTCTGGGCCTCACAGGGTCACAGCTGCTCTTCCCTTATGCTGGTAGGTTGCTACTGTGTGTCTGAAACCTCCCACAAAGGTAATCAGTTGTTCAGACGGTGACTGTGTGAATATTACAGTTCACCCAGATATAGATTTGTGTAAATTCAACAAACTCTAGTTATATTGTGTCACTGTTATTGTACTTCATTCTAATCTACTCCTCTCTGATCTCATCCACACTGTGTATGTTGCTGTAGTACACGAGCTGGAGCCCACATCTGACCAGAGTCCAGAAGAGGGGCAGCTCAGTCTGGAGGTGTGTGATGGTTTTGGTTATTTCTATGTAAAGAATAATCCCACCTTACCTATCAGTACAGTGCTAAACACTACAGTATTTATTTGTCATGCAATAGGCTGTTTTCAAATATCAAATCTGTGTCCggtttccattttttttatctacGATATGAAAAAGCTGATTCTCTATGGTCTATATGGCCTGTAGTTTTGATCTATATGGCAGATTTCACACTTACAacctttaataaaatatttgcatatctTGTCACTAGTGGCATATCACAGACTTTCCCTTCTGTTCAGAAAATGTTAACgctgtattttatttacatcaattttgccatgttgttttgtgtttgtttgtttctatgtccaaaatgtcagctgttgtttgttgtttttactgaaacatgttttctctctctctctctctctctctctctctttcttcagaTGACAGCAGAGTGTGGTCCTCTGCACCCACAGGAGCAGCCAGGAAGGACAATCACCCTGGATGTCTCCAGTGACTGTTACACCCTCTTTGAAGACAAGAAGTTTGTGGTTAAGGCCTTCAGGTTGTTCCACCGCATCCCCTCTTTTGGTTTTTGCATTCAGGAGCATGATCGACCTGGAAGACTTAAGACTGAACTACTGAAAGAACTCGGTAAATGTGCTTTATGCCTCTTTTATATCTCTTGTTTCTTTATGTggacagttgttgttgttaacaTACAAATGTGAAGAGAGACCAAAAAAGTATACCTGTTAATACCAGTTGCATATTGTAGGTGGTTCTTTAAGTGTCCCATGTCCAGTGATATTATTGGACatgtgaatataaaatattctgttaagaaaacaagtgaaatgcaGTTTATAGTGTGAGAAGCAGGTCAATAATTATTGATAAAATTATAGGCTGAAAGTTTTacgattaaaaacacacttttcctGCAGGTAAAAGTAGGGAAAGACACATTTTGAATAGTTTTGGTATTTATTGTATAGTAGTACCAAGTATTATTGCACGgacatttttgcatttacttACTTGCTGTTCTATTCTAATTTTATTGGGAAATTATTTGTAGGACGTGTGTTTGTTGGCCAGAATGCGGTACTAACATGCCCAAATCTATGAGTCTGATTTAGACAGAGGTCACCCAGTACTGTGGCAGGAAAAAGGTGTCCTCCAACCTGTGGATTACTCTGATTCATCTCATTGTTTTATTCCTCAGGTGTGAAACCAGGTCCGCTCTACGGACGACTGAAAGCGGGGGAGTCGGTGACTTTGGAGAACGGACATGTGGTGTCGTCTTGCGATGTGCTGGAAGAAGCCATTCCAGGGAGGAAAGTCTGCATTTTAGGGGACTGCAGCTCAGTGCTCGGGGAGGGACCGCCCGGGTTTTGCAACGGGGCGGACATTCTGGTTCACGAGGCCACCCTGGGGAACGAGCACAGAGAAAAAGCAGTGGACCACGGACACAGCACACCTGAGATGGCAGCGGCGGTGGCTCGGGCCTGCTGTGCACGGAGGCTGGTGCTGTACCATTTCAGTCAGAGGTACAAACCCTGCTCCCTGCAGAAGGAAGGAGACGAGGACGATATCTCAGAGCTCAAGAGACAGGCTGAAGAAGCTCTACAGGACAGTGATGTAGAAGTGATTCTGGCTGAGGACTTTCTGACTCTACCTATTCCTCTCAGAAGACCGAGGTAATGAAAAACTGATTTAGCCTAGTTTTTATATTGCTGGTAATAGATCTgattaaaacacaacagctgtttgtttgtcaATTAAATTGTAAACTACTTTTGGCAGTTGTTAACTTGTTAGCCATTACAAACGTATCTGTTTTACCATCTTGTGATTTGGAAAGTACGTATACTGCTAATTTTagcttttctccctttttttaaGATGCATTTTATCCAGTTGAACATCTGTTGTCACTGAATTAGTCGAACATTACAAGTGTATTGCCAAAAGATTAAGATGAGGATTCacttttctggagcttttgatcacaTCATactgtcttcatcagcagatgtaCTGTAAAGCTCAACTTTTAAGCTAACATGGATGAGAACTCCtaaaagtgctcagaaaaaaatggaaagtttGAACATCTACACTTCCATGGTGACTGAGAAAAcggtcaaaagctccagaaagaGCAAGTGCGCTTTGAGccgagattattttgtcaaatgcTGTTTTCAGTGGTCTAGAATGAACAGTCAAGCAGGCTTGAATAATCATCCCACAATGCAGTAATTGGTGATTCTCCAAATGAGGCCCCAAAACAGAATTTGGACCAAATTTTTAGTCTTATTAATTCAAAAGAAATTTCAGTCTTAATGGTGGTTTCTTCCACTTTATGTCAATCATTTACTAAATactacaaacaaaaatgaatatgaatgaattaGAAGATTTTAAAGAAGAAGATTTTTGCTGTGTGATGACGAGTAAAGAACATGCGATCATCTCCGAACCTTTTCCAGAGCTTTATTTCTGGATCTGTACACAAGGTATTAAAgtacaacagaaaatacaaaataatgtttaacaaaaggaaaaaaaaacaactcaatgTTTATGTACAATTCTTATAAACAATAAAGATAGCTTCTTGAACATTTCTCATAGTGAAGTTTTTGATTGTCTATATTTCTGGatatacatttttaagttttgtaggtttttttattcacaaaggtgtttttgttttcatcaaagAACTCGTTATCTTTTTCAAAACCACAACTGCtatactttttttcttctcctttttaaacttcaaaacacaatacaaaatataaaataaatttgtttagTGCTTGCTTGCACACACAAGTCTCATACCAGAgatatcaataaaatatcacattttcgAGAGTTCACAGGGTGGTGAAAAACCTACTTCTACTACTTAATGGCCTTTACATTCTGACAGTTTTTCTGAGTCTTTGTACAAACCACAGGTGAAATAAATATCACTGCACTGCTAAAGCTAGAAGAGCTTGGAGGACCTACTGCATTATGCACATTGCATTAAAAGAGAAACTAGCTCTCCACATACTTAGAGCAGCAGCCATCCCTTTACCATCAAGACAAATATAGACGACGACatgtaaaaagattttttttttttttgaagaaagaaagatgagcGTCTTTTACAAATGGCTGCAAGTTTCGAATGCAAAAAAATTTGCAACATTGATTAATATCAATACGTCTCCAGGTAAAGCCGTTTTCAGTGGTACACTTGAAACAGACACAGCTGGCATGCGTGGTTTCAGCTGTGTCCCCGTGTCTGGGTATCATGTctttccaaagaaaaaaaaaaaagaataaaaaaattcaaatacCAAGTCAACCAGTAAAATGCAAAACCCAAAATATCTGTACATATCTACAAATTATTGCCATTTGACaagggagggggaaaaaaaaattaaaaccttTGTATCAACACAGATTCACAAGTGTAAGAGGTCAGTTAATAGACTTTTTAAAGGCTATTTGCTAATTATTTACATGAAACGCAGAAGTGAATCATCTTCTCTGACGCTGGGCTTGGAAACTGAATTACTTGATCAAACTTAATTATGGTTTATCGGCATGAATCctgtctgtacacacacacgcacacacacaatggtgAGAACTATGGACATGACAAACGATGTAACCCTGAAACAAACTACGTATTCATATCACAATGCATAGATAAATTAAGTAAACACTACTACTGCATCCAATCAACTGACGATGACCCGCTAAACATTTTACAATTCACAAATATGGACTTCAGTCAAGAGAAACGGTTCCATTTCTGCTACTAGACTCCAAGAAATTGTCGACCAGATTAAACAAGTCATCCTCTAGTCAGACTAGGTTAGGCAGACGTTGGATACAATATCAGAGTGgcttttaaataaacataatactGCTAGCTTAGGTTTACGCAAGCTTGCTAAGTGGTCTGAAAATGGGGCTATGTGgtttagaaacatttttaaacaaaatttttCACAACAATAAACTTGACATTTTCAACTAATCTTTCCTAAGAGTAGCAAGAGAGAAACCATCAAAGGATTGAACAAAATctcaaaaaggtaaaaatatgCAATACTTCACTGTGCCTGATGTCT
Protein-coding regions in this window:
- the LOC137198460 gene encoding zinc phosphodiesterase ELAC protein 1-like, whose protein sequence is MTMDMTFLGTGSAYPSPHRGASALVLRTEGECWLFDCGEGTQTQLMRSQLRAGRITKVFISHLHGDHLFGLPGLLCTVSLNSNPDPQQNLNCVDIYGPRGLRHFLRVTLGLTGSQLLFPYAVHELEPTSDQSPEEGQLSLEMTAECGPLHPQEQPGRTITLDVSSDCYTLFEDKKFVVKAFRLFHRIPSFGFCIQEHDRPGRLKTELLKELGVKPGPLYGRLKAGESVTLENGHVVSSCDVLEEAIPGRKVCILGDCSSVLGEGPPGFCNGADILVHEATLGNEHREKAVDHGHSTPEMAAAVARACCARRLVLYHFSQRYKPCSLQKEGDEDDISELKRQAEEALQDSDVEVILAEDFLTLPIPLRRPR